The genomic DNA TACTTTAGAATATTTTAGTCATATTTGTTaaaattctcataacagcccaACTGCAATTCATAAATCAAATGGTTTGggttacaaaaaaagaaaataaattaaaaatcctGTGTCTGTAGCTGCCACAGGCCTGTAATAAACCTGTCCAATAGCAGTTCAGTCTAAATTAAATGGCGCATTGACCTGCTTGTCTAACTACTTACCTGCCtacctgcacacactcactgcacaTTATGTGAGACCAATCTTCCACAAGGCCAGGCAGAGTTACTGCTAAAGCTCGCTGGTTAGTCACaaaagaatggcagagaaaCTGTGCCCACTGTCATGAATTACCCAGCacaaagcacattttgtttgtctttatatgATCGTGGAGTATAACAGAGTTCTTTAATTGTCGTTCTGAAAAAGCTGAGAGAGGTTGTGGGAGACCTTGCCGTGGAGCCACTGGGGCAGCAGCCAGTCTTCTTCACTATCATGGACTGAGATATTTTTGATTGTATACGTTCAAAATCCATCAGCTCTTGCTAGTTTCCCCAATGCTATAGGACCATGCCCTCAATTTTGGATTCACAACTGTACGTTTAAGTTTTATAGAGGTAGAATattttgagaataaaatgtAACAGAACAAAATCCTGCTAGCATCTGCAGACTTACAATGGGTTTGATTTTGaactcttctttctctttgtccccTTGTGCAAAGAACTCCATGGCAACCAGGCTGGCAATCTGTTTTGTGATGAAGAGTGAAATTAAGTTTGATTTTAACTATAACTGACTAACAGATTAAGTGTGAAGTGTTCAAATTAAAACTATTCTGTGGGTCTTACCCTTTTTTGTTCGGGCCAAGGCTTTGTGATAGCAGAGAGGTCACTGGCTGTCATCAACATCGAACTGTGGGGCGGATAAATATCATAAGGAAATATCCTTTTGCCCCCCTCCATCATAGAAACCATTGTCATATGTCCCTGATTCTAAATTGTTTAATTCCCACCTCAGTAAATCTCTTTGTTTCTCAGTCTTCCAGCTCACTCTGCTTTTCTTACTGAGAGAAAAGAACTCATTTCTTCTCCTACAAAGACAGGCATAAATATTAAGGGTATGTTtgttcaaacacaaaatgaacacagagctTGACTAGCCTACAACTACTTTGACATATTATGTTTTAACATACTCCATGTAGACGGTCAGGTCAGTGGCCAGGATTGCCCTTTTGATCATCTGTAGTACTGTCCTGTGGTCGTCTGTGGAGAGGCCGCTGAGAATCTGACTCCCCTGGGAGAcgaagagagagacagcaggtaAGAGAGTGAAGTAAAGTGACGACTTTGCAGAAACAGTCAGGAATAAAAACAAGCTGTCTGTTAATAGAACAAAGATTGTGCCTTTTATTCCGATAAGACAagaatgaacactgttgaaatAAAGATTTAGCAACATTTGGAGAATATATGGTGAAATAACAGACTTTTGCATAGTATGACATTTTTGAAGGAACACATTAatcccatttttcattttctctatcGTGTGCATGTATGTCATGCAAAGTTTAAGTTGAAAATCAATTAAGAGACTAAGAATGACAGATAGAGATAGATACAggcagaatgaatgaaaagataAATGGAGGTCTTACACTGTTGTTTAGGATGAAGACACACAGATTGTAGTGATGGTTTTCAAGAGAAGAGTGTCCATAGAGTTGAGCTAAAGGCTGTTGACtcctgccagagagagagagatagagagagagagattggcaGATGAGTTCTTTGAGTTAAAATAGAGAATGGACTAAACATGAAAGATGGGGAAGTAATGTTTACCTCTCTATGTAAGAATTACTGACGCCTCTGTGGTCAAGATCATGATTCAGAGTGGCTATCACCAATGCTAAGATCTCAAGACGAGAAAAAATGTTCTGAAATACCAACAGaaggagatggaaagagagaaagagagacagaaatagcaAAAGAAAGTTATTTTCCTCACTGTTCTACAGAAAAGCCTGTTGTTTTGTACGTTTTTGTCAGGGTGTATCCTCAAGGCTCTTGAATTAAAGGCAAAAACCATTTCACAGTGATTCTgtattaaagtaaaatgaaGCATACTTATATTGTGTCTTTCAAGAATAAAGCCACAAAGTATAACACCAAATTAGCCCATAAACCTAACCTAGGATAGTCTACGTTAAGCTGACCCAAACAAAATGGATGCTGATGTGtggctgaaatgaaatataacagCCTAAAGACCAACTTCTAGCAATTTAATaaagaattttaaaattaattctGTTCTGCATGAGTAGGCCATATCATACCCAAAGAATCCAAAGATCTGACCAAACTCATGAATATGAAATTTACATACAtgcttttctatattttaactatttttatatttcacacaaatgcctgtaaattaaaaaaaaatgacaaaaacccCAAAGTTCCCTTAGTGTCATCCAAACACCCCCACTAAAACAACCACTGtataaaacactgacacatcaaACAGGATGAAGTGACTTGTTTCACAGCACTATAATACACAGTCACAATTAATCACGTAAATAGAGAGCGAGAGGGACTAAAATAAGTGAGCAGCAGAGGTCACTAGTGTGATCCCTGTTGAAAGCTGTTAAGAGGTTTTGGGGAGGTCTAAAATTAATCCTCTCTCAAATAATTAAGAGTGCTCTGTACCAGGGAAAACCTGCAGTCCTTAAATGACTCCTACTCAAACTTTAGAATAGCTGAACTCATGATTCACTAGGCATTCATCAACATGATGCATCTGTTAATATATGACTGCTCCACATAGTCAGTTGTCACCCAAACGCACAACATTTTCAAGGCCCATATCACATTCCCTGACTATTTAAATGAGACATGAGAAATAAGTTCCTGCCACTTTTAAACATTCAGCAAATATTGGCTATGTGACCAATCAGCACTCTGATGTATTTGCTAAGCAGTTACATTATAAAAAGTTACATTATTATCTTTGCATTTTagtttagcttttttttaaagatattgaACGTGCAAATAAGAATAATCACACATAGATGCAAACATGCACTAACCTGGAGTTGATCTGTGGCCATCAGCATAGCAAACATGCTCTGAGCAGTGCTCAGTGCGTGGCTCCAGTTGTGATAAGGCACGTTGTTCCTGTAACCACGTCTCACAGTCAGTACCCACTGGCAGAGACTCTAGAGAAAAGAGACGTGTACAAAAGGTGGTAAATAACTGAAGGGTGATCACAGTCTCCAGGGATCAGTCAGAATGATGTGAATTTATTAGGCTTTTACTTTTCTGGTTCAATTTGCAGACAGTGAAACTCTTGGAGGTGAACTAAATCTTCCCATAAATCAGATGTAACAatgctgaactgaactgattAACTCAAAACCCCccaaaattttgaaaaaaactgAGAGGCTCAAAGAGGCTCATTTAGTATGAGGGGCAGTTAGagatgcataaaaaaaaaccaataatgttcatattgtttctatcaaagtctaacagacagacaactgTTGCCATGGACCCTAATTATCAGAAGATCAGTTACCTTGTAATCAATATTAAATTCCTGCACCAAATTGAGGTCCAGGAACATACGAATGGTGGCCTGAGTGGTCAGGTCTTCTTCTAGCAGACCAAAATCAGAGAAATCGAAGTCGAGAATATGCAGCGATTCAGAAGAAGGAATAGTGGCctcctaaaaaaaaaggaaaccaaaAGGAGCTATTGAAATAAACGCTCACAGGCAAAGAACAGTCATCCACCCACAGACACAACTGAGAAcacctgatttattttttctgcctctttcccACACAGCGTACATgcaggggttagggttaggtgagtgtttcccagtcctggtcctggaggcccactgccctgGCCTACCAGGATTGGGAAACACAGGTCCAGGTTTAATGTGGGTGAGAAGGTCACCCTCACCTTTGCCACCCACAGGCATTGATAGCAGCTAATCAAGAGCCAGTTAATCTGACCGACAGAAATAAACTGAGGGGTGTTTCCAGGACTACTGGTGAAGTGGCAGGACTGcagggagagtgagggaggaaacTGTGGCCAAGAGGAACTAAAAAAAGGATGGATGTAGAGCATGGAGAAGGAAGATAAAGGAAAGGGGAAAAGTTAAGAGAGTTTGTCCTCTTTCTTGTAAAGATTGCCTTTTATTTTCAAGTGTGATAAACCATGGTGAGGCCAGGAGCTGTAGCAAGCCTAGACTGGACTGACAGAAAGTGTTAATATCTACAAAAGAAAGTTAAGAATCACCTGCAGTGCTTGGATTTCCTGCTCTGCGGCAGTGATGTGGTAGGCAAGAACCTGTGAGAGGAGCAGTGAACACAGAAACCCTCAACATTTTAAGTTGCCTGAACAGGTTTGCTTGGCTCTAAGCTAAAGATGTGAGTAGAAGAAGGGGGTGACCCACCTCCTGTGTGACTTCTATACTCGCCCTCCGCTCCTCAGTGACCTGCACGGCCTGAGCATACTGCAGAGCCAGTCCACAGTACACGGCAAGGTCCTGTAGCAGGCGCTCATCATATCGGTTAAAGGTCTCCATCTGATCGGAGTCTCTGATCCTTTTGTTCATCAGCTGGCACACCGCTATGTGAGAGTAAGAAACATCCCATTGTTAGTCTGTGTGTCAGCTTACTGTCTAAccagtgtgtgggggggttgggCTGTTTGGACTTTGGTTAGAGATCAAGGAATAGTTTGGGGAGGAATATTAGAAATAACTGCATCTAACTATATCTCTTCTGTGTTTCCAGCACATGACCTATTACTTTTCGAGGATTTAATCAAACCCTTCGCTGGTCTTAATCACAGCTGACGTCCCTTTCCAGGTAGTCAACACTAAACAACATTTGGCATGATCATTGTGCCAAAAAAAACTTGaatgactgtgctgctgttttggaGCAGGCAGAGTTTATAAAGTCACATTTGGAAGCATTTGAGAAGAGTTTGAGATGTGATACCACGTAACTGAGACTGATGAATAATGTAGCATCATGACTGCTGCCACTCAAAAGACACTTACCAATAACATCTTCAGACCTCTCATTTCTGACAGGGCAGCAGATCAGACTCTTCATTGATTCTTCAGAGCTCTCCGACATATTAagtgtttccatggtgaccaGAGTTCGAAGGGCGTGTGATGGGTCTATGTCACTGATGTCACGCTCCCTGACAAATGATATAAAACCATTTACACTATGGTGGTTAGATGAAGAAAATATcatttggttgttgtttgtgaGCAAGACTTGCAATGTATTTTAGTTAACGACAAGTATTACAAAATTGTTAGGCACAACCTTCTGTAGATCTGGCAGGTTGATCCGAGCTCTTCACACTCCAGGTGGATCACTCTGGAGAAtgaaacctgaaaaaaaaaaaaaaaatcacatgggGAACAGAAATACAGTACATTAGATAAGATATTATTTAATGCCTAGttttctaaaaaacaaaaaaaggaatcaAATAGGATACTACACCTTTTCGTCCACAGCAGAGGTTTGCTCATTGGGGATGAAGATGGTGCAGTACTGAGCATGCGTGAAGGGCATGATGGTGGCAGCCATCTTACTCAGCAGAACCTCAAATGACCAGTGCTCCTCTGACAATACCTGTGCCATCTCTATCAaggcctgacacacacacacacacacacacagatatacatgGATTACACAGGCATACATAGAAATGAACAGATTTCACATTGTTCTCTGATGGTGTTACCTGACTGCGTTTGGCCTCCTGTCTTGAGCTCTCATACAGCTGTACATTATCCAGGATCATCCCCAGCATATCCATATGGTTGGACAGCACCTGgacaatagaaataaaaacttaCCCCAAATTGATTGCTAGCAGACAGCAATTACTCCCAAATGTACATATAGTTAGCGTTAAAATGAGAGACATACACGCATTGCATACAACAGAAAAGAGCTCTAACATTTGCTGCTATGTAGTAATTCTTAAAATACGACAGACCCTAACCTCCCATCCCTCACCTTTTCATCCACGTcggtaaaaacagaaactgatcCATCGCAGCCATTTCTCTTGTTGACCATTACCACTACACCCACCACCTGTTCACAAAAAGAAGACGTTTTATTCTTACGCAATCCGTGTTAAACCCTCTGCTACTATATATCGACACTAATCCCACTGACTTTTATGGgacactgtttttgtgtttaccCTGACTAAGAAAGAGGCATGCCCAAATAAACCCAAATTgaaataagtaataaaaacagTTACGACTTTTACCTCTTCCCTGTGGTTCTTGATGGGAACACTCAATACAGTCCTGATCTTTGATGACTGGTTGTCATCCAAGTCAAATCTAGGGTcctgaggaagagaagaaagaactCTTAAGTAGGCTACATGACAACGTAGACAAGCACATCACTTATTCATTCTTACTCAATTacaacacatttgtgtgtgtaaaacacgAAACACCAAATTTTACTCTGTTCATAATCAGTGTCCTTAAACTACTTGGTCAATATTGTTTTTAGACACACTCAGCCAGGTTATTAGGAACTACCCATCCACACCTACGCTGACTGCAGATTATCTGGTGTGGAAGCCTACCAGGCCTTGGCACTGGTTCCTGATCACATTGGTGGTGAGGACAAGGAGGGAAGGGTTCCCAGAAGCCCTTAGtgcttctctctttgtgtgGGAGTGTGCAAAGGAGTGACACATTGTAGCGTAGTAGAGAACATCACTGTCTCATTACTCAGAGGTTAATCGGCTGAAGAAGCCTCTAAAAGGATTAGAAGCAGGTGCTCGACCTCGGATTCCCTCACACACCCCAAACTCCATGAAATTGCATGTCATCATCTAAAAATAGCCAATCTGGAAATGGGTGACTCATTTAGTTTACAGTCCTCATTCCTAATTTAGAATACCTGTATCCTGGAACAAACTAACAACTGCACTATGTGTAGAAGCTTGTTGATCTGTTGTGTGTTCAGTTGAGCTTACTACAAAAAGCAGAGTCATGACAACAACAACTATGTCACGCTGAAAGTTTACCTCTGATGCGTCTCTCGGGTTCAGTGGTGACCCTGCAGCCAGTACAAATCCCATAATATCCCTCACCAGCTCTAGGTGTGCATGGCTGCCAAGGTTGCCATCGCTCAAGCACCCCAACTCTGACGGGGCAATCACCTCCTCCAAGGTGCTCCTTCCGATAGAGTCTTTCTTtaccagagagagggaggcaccCTCTGCCGCCAGCAGCTCCCCCGCGTGCAGGACAGCCCCCTGGCAGAGCTCTGCGACAGAGCCCATCCAGCTGAGGCCCCCTCTCAAGAGCTCCATCATCCATGGGCAGCACACTCCATGGCCACAGGCTGCAGTCTTTGTAGGAGTGGGACGTAGAGGCTGAGGAGAGTTGGGCAGGTCAGGGGAGCAGGGGTAAAGGGGAGAAAGTGGACGGCACTGTGAAATAGAGAAATGTGAAGAGCGGGGAGAGCAAGGAGAGTGACTGCCCACTACATCTGGGCTGGAGCGATCCATCCACTCAGGGGCGTTGAGACTGGAGGCCAAAGGTTTGAGTCTGTCCATTAAGGATGAAATGTTGGAGTGTGAGCTGGCCAGTGGAGAGGAAGCTCTGCGATAGCGAGAATTTGTGAGCAGGTCAGACTGGTCAGAGCAGCTCCTGGGAATCCTGGACAGAATTGGAGACATCTCCGCCTGTGGACCACTGACCCTGAACACACCAATCAGATCATGATGCACATTTTTATGGAAAAGaaactgtgctgcagtgatttatcattattatgaagCAGTTTTCTAAAGCCAGCATCTACATAGACTATATTCATTCAAGTGCACACTTTGGTCAAAACTATAGTATTTTAGTCATGTAGGACTTCTCAAAGAAAGATATTCACTAAGATCAGTTGGAAACAGATATATCTTAGATATAAAATCTTACGCGGAAGCTCTGCGGAAAAAGTAGGCCCTCGTATAGTCGGAGTGGTCATCCAGCCATGCCTCCAGCTGCTCGCTTTTCACACCGTCTCCAAATCTCCGGCGGCGCGTCTTGGAGCGGAGGCTCCACAGCGGGGAGAAGAACCAGCCCAGGTGTTTCACCACCGACAGCGCAGTCACTGCCTCCCTGCGGTAGGACTCCTCCTCTGTCCCGGGGGTCGAGCTGCGAGACTCCATGAACTACTCCTCTCTGAGGAGAGGCAGGGCCTCCCTTCGCTCAAGTTAAGCGATCAAACATCGACCAAACACAAGCCCGAGTTTACATGAGTCATCCAGGTGAAACACCTTCCTTGGTGGGTGAAGTGAGGCAGGCTAAAGTGACGTGAGAGGGATGTCTGTGGAGGAGCCCGTGGAAACGATTGCGTCAAGGTAATCCCCTGACCTTTATTTAGCCGATCTGGCACCGTGGTTTTATTCATTAAAGGGAGCCGATTTAAACTTCATTGCATAATTAATGGCTTGGGCCCAACTTCGGGCCTTGAGTTGGCGCATAGGTTAGTCCCTCTGTTACACTTTGCTGAAGTGCATCAAACTACCTTCAAAGTTTTTTTGCCTGTAACCTATTGATTGGAATATAGTGACCTTACCATTACTGATTTCccaaaattatattatatatatatatataatgcaaAATTAGAATTTACGAGATTGTTCTTTAACAAATGCTTAAATGATTGATCAGGTGCCTCACTGTCATAAAATGTGTCTAAAAACAAGATTCAGTAAACATTTTAAGTCAGAAACACATGTGGGTACCATAAGAGATAAatagttttcctttaaaaggAATACTCCAAGGTACTCTTCTGTCACTGTCAAAAATCATCCTAAAACAAACTTAAGGccattttcatgcttttgttttttttttacaccaaaacatgcacacaccctcAGTAAAAATCTGACCAGTATGGTGTCATGAAGAAATCCATGCCAGCGTTCGTGCAGGTGGTAGTCAGGAGTAACTGCTCTTAGTACATTTAAAGAGTGGAGAACTGAATTGGCAGTAATGGAAAGCTGCTGACAAGATCAGTCAAATTCTGTTTAATTTTAAAGATAAGTCTTGTAGACATGTAAGAAAGAGGGCAAAACAGAGCTCGTGAAGGCTACATGCTCTGACTAATGTTTTTAGTTGAAGGAATGCCAAATAGTCCTGTAACAGAAAAAAGCTTATCAGACAGTCAGTAACTAAAATAAGTCCTTCCACTGGTGGACAGCCTCTGAGATTGCCAGATAACAGTGTTGTGTGATCAGAAAACCAGTAAACCATCAGGTAATGGTTTGTGAGCATTTGATTCCTTTTAAAGAATTTCTCTATGGTGTGATTCAAGTCTTCCTACATTTTATTCTGAATTTTACCAGTGTTTAACTGCACACCACTCAGTGTCTaactgctccctctgctggcttCTTACTCTTTTATCATCTGCAGTGGGTGGATCCACTAGTGACAGCTGTGCCGTGATTGGCTGCTCCAGGAGGAGGCTGCCATGACACAGTGGATGCTGCACAGAATCAGTTCCACAgcatcagcaggcagcagacCTCCATCCTCCTCgctgtccctctctccttctcttttttctcctcctttgcCTCTCATCCTCTCACCACcaccctcgctctctctctctctctctatctctctctctcttttctctcttctccttctcctcctctccctcggTCAGACAGGGAGGaatagcagtagcagcagcagcagcggcagcagcaggcggACTGGTAGGTGTGCTGAGGCCTGTCTCCCTCCTGCAGCACAGGCAAGACATCGCGTTCTCCTCTGATCTCCGTCAAGGACTATCTAtttgagaggtgtgtgtgtgtgtgtgtgtgcgtgtgtgtgacagcaggcaTCTGGAAAGTAGGCAGAGAGGACTACCACACCTTGGGAGCATTTACGACCACTGCTGGAGCTACACGGGGTGAATGTTGCAGAGAATATTTTCATACTCACATCTTCTTCATCCCTTACTTGTTTCTGTGTGCCTACAGAAGGATTTATATTCTCTGCTGGAGCTGTTTTCCCCCCACTCTACAGCTGTGGGATTTGCTTCAGCATTGACTAGGCCGTGTGTCTTTGCACACGTGTGTTTTTGCTAATGAGTGTGTTGAATGTCTAACAAAGGTCACACCATTTGCCATGCTGTGTGCGTGTATTGTCATCCTGCCTAATGACagccctcctcttctctttcctgaACTAACTTCATCTCCAGCCTTTCCATccacctctctctgcctcaccactttcctcttttccacctgcctcttcttttcctctcactcttcctcttcctttaaacactcctcctcctcctcctcctcctcctccctctccattcTCATCGCCATCCCCTCCTCACGCCTCTTCTCCTTCCGGTCGGCTGGTTTCCCAGGATGCCTTGCTCCAGGCCGCTCCCCTAGGCCGTAGCAGCATGGGCGGAGCCTGGGTGGGGAGAGAGACCACAGATTGGACCCTTCCCCTCAGGACGGGCGCGCTGGCGGGTCACCCTCCCTCAGCTTCAGATGGGCGAGGACGCTGAGAGCCCCAAAATCAACCACACCTTCCTGCGAGACTACGTCACTGAAGGTAGAGCAGACGGTGTGTCGCTGCTGTCTCTGTGGTGTCAGATAACATGCTGGTATGATTGAACAGATTCATTTCGGCTTCATGGGTGCATTATCCCTGCACTTCTCGATGGAGAGAATGGATGCTGGCATGAATCACTCCATAACTTACTGAACACTCACTGAAAGATGCAGCATTGTTGGgcctgttttacattttagatatGATTTTGACATTGTTATCTCCTATGACAGATAAATGTTTGATAAAGAGCTTGGAGTCTAAGCAGCTGGTAGCAGAAATAATATCCGGCAATTATTTTACTCCTATTGAGAATTCATCCATGTCAGGCCCGGGTATCATGAGTAAGAGTTATTATGGTTTTATTGAACAGGACACTTTGTATCGATCCAgtagtttttctttcattcccaCCCCCTTCTGTCTCTTAATTCACtgcccctccttctctctcttcctacaTAATGCCCTTTCTATCTCTTTATCCATCTCTTTATCTTTCTGTCCTTTACATCTCCTACTTTTATTCCAACcattattcacacattttcctGTTATCCTCCCAGCTGATGTCATCTCTACAGTGGAGTTTAACCAGACAGGGGACCTGCTGGCCACGGGGGATAAAGGTGGCCGAGTGGTCATCTtccagagagagactgaggtcAGTTGTTAAGATAATCACCCCAAACAGCATGATTGCAGCCCACAACCACTCTGTGTTTCAGTTTGTCCAAGGGATGTTCTTTCTATCACATCTTTACACATAAATGTCTATCCAGAGCTATGTTTTCTGCATTATTTTCCCTGGACAGTCTAAAGGGGAGtcagaggaggtgggggagacGGGGGATTCTGGGGAgtacaatgtctacagcacgTTCCAGAGCCATGAGCCGGACTTTGACTACTTGAAGAGTCTGGAGATTGAAGAGAAAATCAACAAGATCAGATGGCTGCCACAGCAGAATGCAGcacatttcctcctctccaccaaTGGTGAGAAACCAGTGACACCAGGACACTAACCAGATTTCTAATTCCTAGTTAGTATGGGGGACAACTAGTAGACCTGTGTACAATTTATACTATGATACATCATTGTGAATATTCAAGAATTTTAATTGATATTCTAAATGTGGTGTGAATTACAAACTTCAGTACAACCTGCCTCCAATTTCCAGCATTATGCCAGCCTGGCTTCATCTTCTATAACCTGGGTGGGATAACATAACATCGAGCCTGTCATTGGACTCACATTTGTGGGTACACCAATCTGCCAGTGTGAAAACCACAGAATCcaatctgtgcttttccttaaGAATTATATTCCTGTCATGAGGCTTAATTGCCCTGAAATACATGAGTGGGATCATATTTTGAAGAGATGTAGCTGAATTTACAAAAGAGTTTTCATCCTTTAAGTAAAATTTTAAGAGTAAAACTACACAAAAGACTGGCCATAAGAAGGAGAAGTCATTATCAGATATCTTCTCCACTCACTGTGTATTTGAGGGCTGTTTAAGTTATCTGTCGTAGTTATTGTCAGCTTAATCAACCTCCGGTGATGTGCAGATCTTTCTGCCTGTCACAGATAAGACCATTAAACTGTGGAAGGTGAGCGAGAGAGACAAGAGACCAGAGGGATACAACCTGAAAGATGAGGAGGGGCGGCTCAAGGACATCTCTACCATCACCTCTCTGCAggtgcgtgcacacacacatgcaagcctGCTCATGCACACCTTTTATTGTGGTCAGTCAAATACCATATGTATCAGGTTGACGTTCGATTGAGAAGccctctgtctgccttttaTGTCTTTGCTCTACCCTCATACGATCCCTGACTCTCATGTCCTCATTCTGACCTTCATGTCCTAATTGTTGCCTCTCTATGATGCCTTCTTTCCTTCCgt from Pempheris klunzingeri isolate RE-2024b chromosome 3, fPemKlu1.hap1, whole genome shotgun sequence includes the following:
- the pde5aa gene encoding cGMP-specific 3',5'-cyclic phosphodiesterase, which encodes MESRSSTPGTEEESYRREAVTALSVVKHLGWFFSPLWSLRSKTRRRRFGDGVKSEQLEAWLDDHSDYTRAYFFRRASAVSGPQAEMSPILSRIPRSCSDQSDLLTNSRYRRASSPLASSHSNISSLMDRLKPLASSLNAPEWMDRSSPDVVGSHSPCSPRSSHFSISQCRPLSPLYPCSPDLPNSPQPLRPTPTKTAACGHGVCCPWMMELLRGGLSWMGSVAELCQGAVLHAGELLAAEGASLSLVKKDSIGRSTLEEVIAPSELGCLSDGNLGSHAHLELVRDIMGFVLAAGSPLNPRDASEDPRFDLDDNQSSKIRTVLSVPIKNHREEVVGVVVMVNKRNGCDGSVSVFTDVDEKVLSNHMDMLGMILDNVQLYESSRQEAKRSQALIEMAQVLSEEHWSFEVLLSKMAATIMPFTHAQYCTIFIPNEQTSAVDEKVSFSRVIHLECEELGSTCQIYRRERDISDIDPSHALRTLVTMETLNMSESSEESMKSLICCPVRNERSEDVIAVCQLMNKRIRDSDQMETFNRYDERLLQDLAVYCGLALQYAQAVQVTEERRASIEVTQEVLAYHITAAEQEIQALQEATIPSSESLHILDFDFSDFGLLEEDLTTQATIRMFLDLNLVQEFNIDYKSLCQWVLTVRRGYRNNVPYHNWSHALSTAQSMFAMLMATDQLQNIFSRLEILALVIATLNHDLDHRGVSNSYIERSQQPLAQLYGHSSLENHHYNLCVFILNNSGSQILSGLSTDDHRTVLQMIKRAILATDLTVYMERRNEFFSLSKKSRVSWKTEKQRDLLSSMLMTASDLSAITKPWPEQKRIASLVAMEFFAQGDKEKEEFKIKPIDIMNRENSTRLPYMQVEYIDEICYPLYKAVSRLFDTCSPLLNGCKKNRENWLHLTWEAEEENSENNSSVTLEIHKDNEEETQTEGKS